One Zingiber officinale cultivar Zhangliang chromosome 10B, Zo_v1.1, whole genome shotgun sequence genomic window, aactaaataacctaaaccaaatttttagctacttcactccctccttgtcctaaaatttaatattgTTTAGAATtatgctaagttttttttaacctaagctatagttttcaaaatacaatacttgcaaagagcttagcTAAGGTTCAatccttattttcaaaattttaaaacttagcccacaaaaatattttcttaaaaatcacTTAGGCTCcaaatatttcactaacaaaatGTAAACAAATACTTCTCTACATATAGTGTAACTAGATTTTTCAACTTAGTCAAAGACTATCAAAAGGTTCCACCTTCTAGtgattttctaactttaactaagtttccaaagagctaacatcatccattcacttagctaaaagtaagaAATGAAAAACTGTTAAGtgttttcaaaatcttgttatcaatctttaaaaatcaactgcctatttttgcttatttttttgatatatggcaaagggggagagtaggaaattcaaaatcaaaggtaaaaagtgttttattaagggggagagtaggtaattcaaaaataaaactttatttaaattcaaaaaggaaaccctgtattaagggggagcttcacaaaggtttaagtgttagcttaagttaggcgttcatttgaatttacaTACTTAaccttgctcacttaaaactttttaatatacttatgcatttgttttacttaactttgaatttgggttgccataatcaaaaggggggagattgttggtgcgggaagcatccgacgatcgaacccaagttttgataatagcaaagggttcaaagttaagtcttgttgttatctaacatgttgaatgagtgtttcaggaaagtcctaactgcggttaggcaggtgaaaaccctaggggtggtaaccctaggtcctagagggcggtaaccctaggtggaggaaagtcctagctgcggttaggcaaagggaaaaccctagggggtggtaaccctaggtcataggggtggtaaccctatacggaaagtcttggcaggtcgatggcttcaggcaaaagtcctagggggtggtaaccctaggtggaaagtcctggtgtcgcgaaccaggtggaagactggactagccgggaagcggatgtccagcagaaagtccgaaagcgtcgagtgctgagcaaaagtccagtcgatctggaggatcgcactggcatcaggtaaatctcctgagtgaggtaggtgaggacgcgttccccgtagagggaacagtaggcgtcgggtcgacctagggtttccggacggaaatccgaagtcagacccggacagtccggagactgtcattaatCTGCTATCATATTTtctgttgttttatgctaactttgtgttgcaggatattgtttgggactaacatgtatTGTAGGtgtaaaataatgaagttttccctcggctgaacagtgtctgaggcgcctccatggagcttggaggcgcctcaggtgcaaaagctgacctggccgcaaagcagggctgaaggcgcctcggttggctatggaggcgccttggaaggcgccttgaagatcTATGAatgcgccttcaaggtgataagcgtagaatggtcagcgctcatctgcacggtggactcggagttatggaggcgccttcggaggctttcaaggcgccctggatgccctttataaggggtcttcgagcagcacttcaagaaatcaagttccaggctttcctTCTTCGACGTGCTGCTATCAAAATCATTAcgaagtgctgctgcgacattccgacgacccggagctccgtaaCTTGTGATTTCAATACTGTTGTGGATATAATCGTAGTTCTTTCTATTGTACTTATTTGCAATACTTGTACTCTattcgaaattatagttgttgcccacggaaagcgatcaaggatcgcgggccttcgagtagaagtcgccttaggctccgaacgaagtaattccttgtgtctctgtgtttctttatttttattccgctgcgttttaattactccgatagttttacgattccgataatcgaacgaaatagtcacgagcactattcaccccccccctctagcgcttctcgatccaacacatccTCAATCTTCTCATTCGGATGCAGGCTATGTTCCCACTGACGACGCCAAAATGATCCTGCCCGAAAGCGGGAAGGTGTAAAACTGGGGATGTGGTGGCTTCGCTGACTAGCTGAAGACCTCACTGCACTCTATAAAACAAGTAACGTCAGTGCTGAGTAAGGGAAGGGATCCCTGgcgttggccctctgacgctcaagtcagtcactagaATGTGGAGAAAATATAGCAACTGTAGAACTATGCATAAACAGTAGATAACGCATACCTCCACTGATAAtggaccccccctttatatagagccttgGTGGGTGATGTACGTGCTTCTCGAGGCATAGGGACGCTCTCCGATATATTCTATAGAAGGAACTATCAGGAAAGTACCTTTAAcaacataccttaacagggcatatATATCCCTGatgagacagtagaagcttccgtcgtacgatctggttgttgaccatgcctcgtgtcagccGCACTacctcccaaaaggatatagagAGATACTACAATGGTctcgttgcttggccgagcgaggtagccgctcggctgagACTTTCTCCATCTATGGTTAGTCACGTTGCttagccgagcggggtagccgctcggccaggatccCTCCACTCTATCGACCTCAGTGGCTCTTCCGTGTGGTGACTGTGTAGCAACCTGTCCTCCCCCGTTCGGACCAGTTATCTGGTCGACCTCGGTGTCTTGCTACTCCATGTTGAGCGTTGGTTGTCTTACGTATCATCCCGAGCTGGACGGGTGGTCTGCTCGGACATGTCTTTCGCCGGTCGGGCCCTGATTACCCGACCGACCTTTGCAATTGTCCTTTGTTTGACCATTTGACACTCAGacattgaccaccttgactttgacctccaccctgACAGTTGACCCCATGCCAGGTAGGCCTCCCTCCATCGTCCCATCAGGACCCAAGCATCATATTCAAATACTTGGAACCCAAGTTGAACTTTCTAATATTTTCTTAAATCTCTTCACTTGACCTTTTAagatggaattttcttcctcgagttttgtaacttgagttgaagttctatcTTGACCAAGATTAGTTGAAGGATTCAGGTTGACCCGCTCCTTAAGGTGGTTAACTTCCTTGAATAGCAAGTTAATCTTATGCTcagatttagttaaatttttaaacaagAATATAATTACTTTAAGCATTCTATATTTAGAAAGGGTGGTTACCTTATCTAGTCATTTTGAAATAAATGTGAATCTATGGATTCTATCGGATTCAGAATTAGACTCAAACTCGATCTTGAACTCCTCGTTTCTTGTCATAAGTTCCAAGAGGCTCGACTCCTTCGGTTCCTATGCATCCGACTCTTCTGAAGATGATTCATCCTAAGTAGCCTTGAACGCTTTTCTTGTTCTTGAAGACACGGGCTTCTCCTCTTTTAGGTTAGGATACTCATATTTGTAGTAGCTCTTTTTGTTGCACTCGTAGCATGTTACCTCAGATTTTGGTGTGTTTGAGGTGTTTTGTACTTTCTTCATATTTCTTTTGGTAAACTTCTTTTTAGTAATCATCTTTCGTAACATGTTTACCATTTCCTCTTCATTGTGCAAATATGAGTCTGACTCACTCTCAGATTCTTGTTTCAGTGTGGACTTAAACTTAGCCTTCTTGCTTTTGTTTTAACATACATGCAAAGTTATACCCTTCTCGGTCAGACTAGAGTTAGTCTGATCATATAACTCTAACTTGCAAAacaattcatttaatttaataatagAAAAATTCTTTGAAACTTTATAGGCACCATAGATGTCCACAGTACATTCTAAGAAAAAAAGTTTAGAGCTTATTTTATTATGTCCTGATTTTCAAGTTGGTGGCCGATGAGGTGAGCCCATCGATGATGTCTTTGATTCTTGTGTGTAGTTGAGTCGCGGTTTCTCCATTCaacattttaatattgaataacTAATTTAAAAGTAGATCCAGTTTAGTTACCTTTGACTCGTTGGTTCCTTCATGTAATTTGACTAGTtggtcccacaattctttggaaTTGTCGAATGGACCAATTCAATTGAGCTCTTTCTTGGTTAGACCGCATTAGAGTGTATTCATTGTCTTGTAGTCAACTTGGGTCTTCCTTTTCATTTCAGAATTCTACTTCTCTAGGTCTAGTGATTCTCCATGTTCAGTTGGTGGTGAGTATTCCTTTATGATTGTGAACCACATATTGATGTTAGATTTGAGGAAGCACTCCATCCTCCATTTCCAGTAACTAAAGTATTCTCCGTTGAATAGCGGAAGATGAACcatgctatatccttcttggtgAGACATCAACATTCTTGCAATAAGAGgtaaaccaattttttttttcaaaactttgtCTTGGAATTAGTAGTGCGAGATAGAAGAAATAGTgctatagaaaaagaaaagaaaacttttttgagaaatagaaaagattttaaaaggctCAAAAAACTATTAAGCTATTTTAGAGCAAAccaactctaataccaattgtaggatcctAATAGACGAGAGAGGGAAAGGTGAATCTTGTTCGTTagaaatcttttcttttaaatGTAAATCAAAGTGTAGCGGAACGAAATAAACACAAGAACATAGTTcctttttttacttagttcgcaGTCCAGCGACTACTACTCTAATGCCCACAATCCTTGATgtctttcgatgggcaattcactaaaaaCTTGAATATTACAGATATAAAAGATGAGCAGTTACAATGAAAGTATAGATATAAAACATATCGACAATGAAAATTAGGTCTTAGGCATAGGTTGTCGAATAGCCTCTGAGAGTAGTAGTAGCAAAACTTGCACACACAACAACAACATAGATAAAGCAGTGAGTGTGATCGAAATGAATGGATGCTCGGCTCAGACTTCGAGATCTTCTTTTATAGGTATTGTTCGGTCGACTTAAACTCCAGTCAGTCAACTAAACCTATCCGTCGGCTAAATCTCTTATTAGTCGACTGAACTCTGTGCCCTTCCTTATTTGACTTGGTTCAATCAGCTCAATTCTATGATTTTCATTGTTCGGTCTTGATCAAGCTTATCCGTCGATTGAACCTATGGATTTTCCTTCCTGCGAGATCTAATCTGATCGTCTATCAACTTATCAGTCAACAGAATAAGATGTATACCATATTCGCTGAGTTTCAATATGATCTTTGCCACACTAGCTTAATCGGTCAACTGATTCCACTGATCGGTTCACTGAAAATGTTGTGTACCTATTTACTAGACTTCGATCTGATCTATGTCAGGCtggctggatcagtcgactaatcCCAACTATTGGTCAATCGAACCTTTGATCAATTCTGGAATTTTGTTtaactataaaacaaagttagcacaagtaatatataataataaaagttttacAAAACAAATTTAGCACAATATATAGTAATGatgcatgagtatgacagttaggactgtcttgatctcaacttacaaACCTTGTtgatttcttcaattggatcaataTTTAAGGTTTGTCCCTACCAGGACATGACCTCAATGCACTCACTCAAGGAGCTTACCTCACTCATCTACAAAACATTATGTCCTCCATACCTATTTGGACTTTAATTGCTCAGCATCGTATTGGCCTGCCAAGGCTTCCACTTGATTTAATATCGGATCCTCCGGATCCATCGAATCCACCTGCCAAATGTCAGGTCCACTTGATCCATCTGAACTTCTTGTTTTGTTTTCATGATCTGCTGAGATTTTTCTTACCTAGTATCAGGTCTAACTACCCTACTAGAACTTTCCAAATTAATTGCatcctacacacttgatcaatTTATTAGATCACTACAATAAGACTTAATTAACTTGAAACTTtgataatatcaaaatatatgtttgattctggtgcacccttCAACAATAGATATTTTGCTGAAACGCTTTCTTTTTTAGACCTATTTTCAAATGACAAAAGGTGACTGGTTCACCCAAGCATTCTTCACCATCGGTCCCATAACGAAGTGAAGAGAGTAAATCACGGCAACAGAATGGTATCTATAGTTGAGAGGAATTTTATTCCTCAAGGAATTGTTACTCCTGCAGGAATTCGATTGATAATCTACCATCTAAGTACTAACTCGGCTATGCGTATAGGACCAGATAAAAACATTATAATCCTTGTTCTTATGGATGATGATGATTAGTTGATGTTAATAGACAGAAAGGTCCTCGTATCCTGTAAGCACTTTTTGCTATTTCCTTGTTAAGTGAAACCAAGATTTAAGCTTAGCTCCCATATCAACTTTCATGTTTGGACTCTCCTCGCAAGCTAAACTGTCAACTGCGAGCAGCCAAACTGATTGTGTACACAAGCTTCTGCATCATTCTTCAATTGTCATAATATAAACAAAATGCAATTCTTCCCAAGACTATGAAGGGCACATAAAAGGGATGCTATCAACAAAGCTAGACTTGTCTCTCCAAGCGAGTCCTGTAAAATAATTTGATGACTGCAAAATACCCAGGATATATGATCcttccacatatatatatatatatatatatatatatatatatatatatatatatatatatatatatataaccttcTGTCTTTATCAACTCCGAACTCAACAACAAGAACGGCGGAGGTCCGAACGATTGCAAAGGATCGGAGGTCAGTCAATACGATCGCAGAACGCAGTGACGGCAGTAAATGTCGCCTTAGGTCGGCATTTAAAAACACTGCCGACGTTTTTAAAACGTCGGCAGTTAAATCTCGTTAAAAGTAACTGTTATTTAGTGTACATATTAAAAAAGAATTAATCGTTTCCTTGACAATTAGCTGTCTACTTAATTGTTCTGTGCACTTTATATTTTTGATCAATTTACTAGGTTTTATAGGTTACCAAAATCTGTCCGGAGCGCATTATtataaattcaatttgaaattattGATCAATTTATGCCTGCTCCACCGGTTTGTGGTGTAATTGACAAGGGAGATCAATGTATATGATAAATAACATCAACACCAACCCCCGGAAAAGACTTTCATTATCCTGCATACTTGCATTAGAGGCAAAACTTTACTACGCAATGCAGAATATAGtgaattaaaatcaacttaatgTCAACTGTTTATGCGTGGTCATTACTGTCcaacaggaaaaaaaaaatcatgagatTTGACTCTTCCTAGCAACTATGACATTTTGCCTTCTTAAGTACAAACCTACCATCCTTGTTACTTTACACGAGTTGGGTCAAACATCTCTCTCTTGCTTAGAACCACAGAGAAGAAAGTAAAAAAGAAAGACATGCACAGCTGCACCACCAAACCTCTGTACCACCTACAATCCTTGTACTCTTGTAGTAAAATGACTCGAAGATACTGCGTAGTGTGGGAGAACAATTAATGCTGGATTGGATTACATGTCCAGTTAATTTGGAGCTAGATTGAATAAAAGCCAGAAAAAGGTCACATTGTAAATCAGTAGAATATTTCTTTGCCTACACTCTAAAGCTTTGTGGACCTCATATCCACCAAATAGATTACAAAATCTTATGTTCTAGCTGCCCCATCCCTCTTCTGTTCTGTATATATATAATATGCTCTGATCGTGAACTCTCACACCCCATCTCATCTCCTTGTGATCAGTTGTATTAACTATCCATCAACTTAGGCACAGGGATGGGTTCCCCGCCTCTTCTCTTGCTTTTCTCCTTCCTGTTAATGCTTCAACATGCTACCCGAGCCGAGCAAACCAGGCACTACAAGTTCAACGTATGTTGTTGTTCGTTGACGTGGGCGTGGATTCAAGTTGCATGGTTGATGTATATGTGTTCCTATTTGATTCATTGCAGATACAAATAGCAAATGTGACTCGGCTTTGCAGCACAAAAAGCATCCTGACGGTGAACGGGCAGTTCCCGGGGCCAAAGATCGTCGCCAGAGAAGGGGACCGAGTCGTCGTCAGGGTGACCAACCATGTCGATCACAATGTCACCATTCACTGGTATAATTAAGAAAGAAATAGGGTAGTTTTAGTTAAGTGGCACCTGACTCGATGACATTTTTTGCCAGGCATGGAGTTCGGCAGCTGCGAAGCGGCTGGGCGGACGGCCCCGCCTACGTGACCCAATGCCCCATCCAAACAGGGCAAAGCTATGTGTACAACTTCACCATTGTGGGGCAAAGAGGCACTCTGTTTTGGCACGCCCACATCTCATGGCTCAGGGCCACCCTCTACGGCCCTATCATCATCCTTCCCAAGCTTGGTGTTCCCTATCCCTTCGGCAAACCCTACAAAGAAGTCCCCATCATTCTTGGTATCGATACATATTCTATTGCACGTTTATTGACGTTGCTCGGATAATTAACTGATTTGCGTGCAGGGGAGTGGTGGAAGACTGATACAGAGGCCGTCATTAGCCAAGCTCTTCAGACCGGAGGAGCCCCTAACGTTTCAGATGCCTACACGATCAATGGCCTTCCTGGTCCCTTGTACAACTGCTCAGCTCAACGTACGTACTATACCATTCTGATATAATTAGCCAATTGTTTGCCTATGATATCTACTATATACGTATTGGCATGCAGATACCTTCAAGCTGAAGGTGAAGCCGGGGAAGGTGTATTTGCTTCGCCTAATCAACGCTGCAGTCAATGACGAGCTGTTCTTCAGCATCGCCAACCACACCGTCACCGTCGTCGAAGTCGACGCTGGTTACGTGAAGCCCTTCGACACCGAGATCGTCCTCGTATCCCCCGGCCAAACAACCAACCTGCTCCTCCGCACCAAGCCCTACTTCCCTGGTGCCATGTTCCTCATGAAGGCCAGGCCCTACGCCACCGGCCAAGCCACCTTCGACAACACCACCGTCGCCGGCTTTGTGGAATATCAGAAACCCTACAGCGTATCCGCCTTCGACAAGAAGCTCCCGCTCCACAAACCAACCCTCCCGGCATTCAACGACACGTCGTTCGCGGCAAACTTCGCTGGAAAATTGCGCAGCCTGGCGACGGTCCGATTCCCCGCCAACGTGCCGCAGTCGGTGGGCCGGCGGTTCTTCTTCACCGTGGGACTGGGGACGAATCCGTGCCCGGTCAACGGGACGTGCCAGGGGCCGAACGGCACCAAGTTCGCGGCCGCCGTCAACAACGTGTCGTTCGCGATGCCGACCACGGCTCTGCTCCAGGCGCACTACTTCGGGCAGTCGAGGGGCGTCTACACGCCGGACTTCCCGGTGTACCCACTCCGCCAGTTCAATTACACCGGAACTCCGCCGAACAACACGATGGTGGGCAACGGGACGAAGCTGGTGGTGCTTCCGTTCAACGCCAGCGTAGAGTTGGTGATGCAGGACACGAGCATTCTTGGCACGGAGAGCCACCCGCTGCACCTCCACGGCTACAACTTCTTCGTCGTGGGACAGGGCTCCGGCAACTTCGACCCCGCCAAGGACCCTGCCAATTTCAACCTGGTGGATCCGGTGGAGAGGAACACCATCGGCGTTCCGGCCGGCGGATGGGTGGCCATAAGATTCCTGGCCGACAATCCAGGTAAATATATTTGGAGCGAAATTTAATCAACTAATTGTTGCTAATGGATTAATTAATCAACGTAGGTGTGTGGTTCATGCATTGTCACATCGAGGCGCACATGAGCTGGGGCTTGAAGATGGCGTGGCTGGTCCTCGACGGGAGCCTTCCCAGCCAGAAGCTGCCTCCTCCGCCGTCGGACCTACCAAAGTGTGGATGATCTTCCGAATCAATTCATTCTTTAATTTGCTGGTATTTGGACGACTAACTCGCATGGACCGTCCTGAGTcaaatttgattgtttttttgcATCTCGCTTTCTCGTTTCTTTTTGGTGTGTTGAACTTGTACTTTGGCCACTCTCTTGCTTTAATAAGATTGCAATTTAGTCATTTTGTATATCCGATCTAAGGAATGCCCGAGGGATTCGGTGACCCAGTCAATGAGAGTGTTGGTATGGAAAGAGATCTGCCTCCAGCATTACTTCCTTTTTCGGAAAACCTCCGACATTAATGCCAATTTTACTGGGGGGAAGAAATCGAAGAGGAATTCATAGTGGCCGATTGATCTTCCTCTCCCTGTTCGAAATATGTTCGTTGATGATTTTAATCGAACACCTCGATCGTTCcgcttttttctttttctatgttGGCACTCTTCACTCTGGTAAACGTTTTGTAGAAGCAGATACAAAGGGATGGCAGAGTATGGGCCACGGTACTTTGAGCTCAATACGGGGACGATGATGCCGTCGGTTGGGTTTGGAACGTGGAGAGCTCCGCCCGACGTGATCGGAGATGCCGTCGTCGCCGCTGTCATGGTACGTTCAACTTTGCGGTCATGAAACGTTACTGATAAACATTCGCACGGATAAGATTGATGTGATTGCCTTTCTGTACGACTTTAAAGAATTATTTGCATTCGtaattcaattattttttttaccaaatattaattatatatttattgaaTTATATTTTGTATATTACTAAATTCTCTTAAAATTATGGAATTATCAAAAGTCGgatttaacttttgaaaattttcaaatggtATATTTATGTCCTATTTTATCTTTCTCATCGAGTTCGATCATCGGTCCTTAAAATTT contains:
- the LOC122030212 gene encoding laccase-4-like gives rise to the protein MGSPPLLLLFSFLLMLQHATRAEQTRHYKFNIQIANVTRLCSTKSILTVNGQFPGPKIVAREGDRVVVRVTNHVDHNVTIHWHGVRQLRSGWADGPAYVTQCPIQTGQSYVYNFTIVGQRGTLFWHAHISWLRATLYGPIIILPKLGVPYPFGKPYKEVPIILGEWWKTDTEAVISQALQTGGAPNVSDAYTINGLPGPLYNCSAQHTFKLKVKPGKVYLLRLINAAVNDELFFSIANHTVTVVEVDAGYVKPFDTEIVLVSPGQTTNLLLRTKPYFPGAMFLMKARPYATGQATFDNTTVAGFVEYQKPYSVSAFDKKLPLHKPTLPAFNDTSFAANFAGKLRSLATVRFPANVPQSVGRRFFFTVGLGTNPCPVNGTCQGPNGTKFAAAVNNVSFAMPTTALLQAHYFGQSRGVYTPDFPVYPLRQFNYTGTPPNNTMVGNGTKLVVLPFNASVELVMQDTSILGTESHPLHLHGYNFFVVGQGSGNFDPAKDPANFNLVDPVERNTIGVPAGGWVAIRFLADNPGVWFMHCHIEAHMSWGLKMAWLVLDGSLPSQKLPPPPSDLPKCG